The proteins below come from a single Hirundo rustica isolate bHirRus1 chromosome 6, bHirRus1.pri.v3, whole genome shotgun sequence genomic window:
- the MED6 gene encoding mediator of RNA polymerase II transcription subunit 6: protein MAAVDIRDNLLGISWVDSSWIPILNNGSVLDYFSERSNPFYDRTCNNEVVKMQRMTLDHLNQMVGVEYILLHAQEPILFIIRKQQRQSPTQVMPLADYYIIAGVIYQAPDLGSVINSRVLTAVHGIQSAFEEAMSYCRYHPSKGYWWHFKDQEEREKTKPKAKKKEEPSSIFQRQRVDALLLDLRQKFPPRFVQQKPGEKPVPVDQIKKEPEPAPEAVKPEEKETVKNAQSAGAKGPPEKRMRLQ from the exons ATGGCGGCTGTGGACATCCGAG ATAATCTGTTGGGAATTTCCTGGGTTGACAGCTCCTGGATTCCAATATTAAACAATGGGAGTGTGTTGGACTATTTCTCAGAGCGGAGTAACCCTTTCTATGATCGAACATGTAACAATGAAGTCGTCAAAATGCAGCGGATGACCCTGGACCATTTGAA CCAGATGGTTGGAGTGGAGTACATCCTCCTTCATGCTCAAGAGCCCATTCTCTTCATCATCCGAAAGCAGCAAAGGCAATCTCCAACACAAG tTATGCCATTGGCTGACTACTATATTATTGCTGGAGTGATTTATCAAGCACCTGACTTAGGATCTGTCATTAACTCCAGGGTT CTCACTGCAGTGCATGGAATTCAGTCTGCTTTTGAAGAAGCTATGTCCTACTGTCGCTATCACCCATCCAAGGGCTACTGGTGGCATTTCAAAGATCAAGAAGAACGAG AGAAAACGAAACCAAAAgccaagaagaaagaagaaccCAGCTCTATTTTCCAAAGACAACGAGTAGATGCTTTGCTTTTAGACCTAAGACAAAAGTTTCCACCCAGATTTGTTCAG caaaagcctggagaaaagcCTGTCCCAG TGGATCAAATCAAGAAGGAACCAGAACCAGCCCCTGAAGCTGTCAagccagaggaaaaagagaCTGTGAAGAATGCTCAGAGTGCTGGTGCTAAAGGACCACCTGAGAAACGAATGAGACTCCAGTGA
- the SYNJ2BP gene encoding synaptojanin-2-binding protein isoform X3 — MNGSVAGGGYTEEIISLTRRPSGLGFNIVGGTDQQYIANDNSIYVSWIKKDGAAYQDGRLQEGDKILAINGKELKDLRHKDAVELFRNAGYYVSLKIQRRLQPQNGPVGHGGDGESGGLPLAAILVPGLALAATAVWILLRYRQRM; from the exons ATGAACGGCAGCGTGGCGGGCGGCGGCTACACCGAGGAGATCATCAGCCTCACCCGCAGACCCTCAG GGTTGGGCTTCAACATTGTTGGTGGGACAGATCAGCAGTACATTGCCAATGACAACAGCATCTATGTCAGCTGGATCAAAAAGGATGGGGCAGCTTACCAGGATGGCCGATTACAAGAAGGAGATAAAATTTTAGCG ATCAATGGCAAGGAGTTGAAGGATTTGCGGCACAAGGATGCTGTGGAACTGTTCAGGAATGCCGGCTATTACGTGTCTCTGAAAATTCAGCGCAGG ttGCAGCCACAGAATGGCCCTGTGGGTCATGGAGGAGATGGAGAATCGGGTGGGCTTCCTCTGGCAGCCATCCTTGTGCCAGGCCTGGCACTTGCTGCGACAGCAGTCTGGATCTTGCTGAGGTATCGACAGCGGATGTGA
- the SYNJ2BP gene encoding synaptojanin-2-binding protein isoform X2, whose product MPSVFPSSHLKQLSGVLCNEASGVLRHLVSLLCFQGQLHENNFSRQWRGLGFNIVGGTDQQYIANDNSIYVSWIKKDGAAYQDGRLQEGDKILAINGKELKDLRHKDAVELFRNAGYYVSLKIQRRLQPQNGPVGHGGDGESGGLPLAAILVPGLALAATAVWILLRYRQRM is encoded by the exons ATGCCCTCAGTattccccagctcccacctgaAACAGCTCTCAGGTGTTTTGTGTAATGAAGCATCTGGGGTCCTCAGGCATTTAGTGTCTCTCCTCTGCTTTCAAGGCCAGCTTCATGAGAATAACTTTTCTAGACAATGGAGAG GGTTGGGCTTCAACATTGTTGGTGGGACAGATCAGCAGTACATTGCCAATGACAACAGCATCTATGTCAGCTGGATCAAAAAGGATGGGGCAGCTTACCAGGATGGCCGATTACAAGAAGGAGATAAAATTTTAGCG ATCAATGGCAAGGAGTTGAAGGATTTGCGGCACAAGGATGCTGTGGAACTGTTCAGGAATGCCGGCTATTACGTGTCTCTGAAAATTCAGCGCAGG ttGCAGCCACAGAATGGCCCTGTGGGTCATGGAGGAGATGGAGAATCGGGTGGGCTTCCTCTGGCAGCCATCCTTGTGCCAGGCCTGGCACTTGCTGCGACAGCAGTCTGGATCTTGCTGAGGTATCGACAGCGGATGTGA
- the SYNJ2BP gene encoding synaptojanin-2-binding protein isoform X1, producing the protein MMQISVLGVFVWWRQQDSVGVCSPQQGRQQECLKLCAFSHHLSLWLTLGLGFNIVGGTDQQYIANDNSIYVSWIKKDGAAYQDGRLQEGDKILAINGKELKDLRHKDAVELFRNAGYYVSLKIQRRLQPQNGPVGHGGDGESGGLPLAAILVPGLALAATAVWILLRYRQRM; encoded by the exons ATGATGCAGATTTCTGTGTTAGGAGTTTTTGTATGGTGGAGGCAGCAAGACAGTGTGGGAGTGTGCAGTCCCCAACAAGGAAGACAGCAAGAATGTTTGAAGCTTTGTGctttttctcatcacctttcTCTTTGGCTTACCTTAGGGTTGGGCTTCAACATTGTTGGTGGGACAGATCAGCAGTACATTGCCAATGACAACAGCATCTATGTCAGCTGGATCAAAAAGGATGGGGCAGCTTACCAGGATGGCCGATTACAAGAAGGAGATAAAATTTTAGCG ATCAATGGCAAGGAGTTGAAGGATTTGCGGCACAAGGATGCTGTGGAACTGTTCAGGAATGCCGGCTATTACGTGTCTCTGAAAATTCAGCGCAGG ttGCAGCCACAGAATGGCCCTGTGGGTCATGGAGGAGATGGAGAATCGGGTGGGCTTCCTCTGGCAGCCATCCTTGTGCCAGGCCTGGCACTTGCTGCGACAGCAGTCTGGATCTTGCTGAGGTATCGACAGCGGATGTGA
- the LOC120753922 gene encoding disintegrin and metalloproteinase domain-containing protein 20-like, with protein MGALPGLLLLLLGVAGCPGARGARPAEPRAAWVTVPRQLSPRAGGDAPALSYWLNVAGRPRVLRLRPRKGLVSRPFTLVTYDRDGARREEHPFVRDNCFYQGDVLGSPGSLVALSTCSRGLQGVLWVEEDTFQIEPVPNDPAFRHVLYRMGEANSPEGPSCGLTPEVLQQQKAVLPWFKAPKAEEENEGLKDWWTHIRYVKIVVVVDHVRFVKSGRSKSEVLKHVMQIINAGDIMYKQLSVRLFLIGLEIWTESNFINITNSIPHVLSDFNSWRKNNLYPRMYHDVAHLFAFQWFGSRLGLAFIGTVCDSHWSSAVISLTERKLSGVFVTFVHELGHNLGMTHDKPECKCRRKTCIMYENNSETDAFSECSYKEFFELLVNGAPCLRQPPAPGTFFTDKREYCGNKIVESGEQCDCGSAANCRRDPCCRANCTFTAGSVCASGKCCKNCQVLPAGTLCRASTGSCDLPEYCDGISPQCPLDVYLQDGTPCQEGIYCYRGKCSSHIEQCQHLFGKQASVAPLDCFKAVNTQGDRFGNCGIRDNIHFTKCSTENVLCGRIQCENIVKIPFLQNHVTLVQTPVQDKNCWGLDYHIGMPRADVGAVEDGTPCGSDMLCINRTCMSVSVLNYDCNLTKCHDRGMCNNRKNCHCEYGWAPPYCEFRGFGGSIDSGPLPPRNTFQRAKVRLALFAFFSMCIVGVALSIRYRQEIEGRFTNKKARSRRIPQLFQRLKK; from the coding sequence ATGGGGGCGCTGCcggggctcctgctgctgctgctgggcgtGGCGGGGTGCCCCGGGGCCCGGGGGGCCCGGCCCGCGGAGCCGCGCGCCGCCTGGGTGACGGTGCCGCGGCAGCTGAGCCCCCGGGCCGGCGGCGACGCCCCGGCCCTTTCCTACTGGCTGAACGtggcggggcggccgcgggtGCTGCGCCTGCGGCCCAGGAAGGGCCTGGTCTCCCGCCCCTTCACCCTGGTCACCTACGACCGGGACGGGGCCCGCCGGGAGGAGCACCCCTTCGTGCGCGACAACTGCTTCTACCAGGGCGACGTGCTGGGCAGCCCCGGCTCCCTGGTGGCcctcagcacctgcagcaggggCCTCCAAGGCGTGCTCTGGGTGGAGGAGGATACCTTCCAGATCGAGCCCGTCCCCAACGATCCGGCCTTTCGGCACGTTCTCTACCGCATGGGGGAGGCCAACAGCCCCGAGGGACCCAGCTGCGGGCTGACGCCGGAGGTGCTGCAGCAACAAAAGGCCGTGCTGCCGTGGTTCAAGGCTCccaaggcagaggaggagaacGAAGGGCTGAAGGACTGGTGGACGCACATCCGCTACGTGAAGATAGTAGTGGTCGTGGACCACGTGCGGTTTGTGAAGTCAGGCAGGAGCAAATCGGAAGTCTTGAAGCACGTCATGCAAATCATCAATGCTGGGGACATTATGTACAAACAGCTTTCTGTCCGGCTGTTTCTTATAGGACTAGAGATCTGGACCGAAAGTAACTTTATAAATATTACTAACTCTATTCCCCACGTACTTAGTGACTTTAACAGCTGGAGAAAGAATAACCTGTACCCTCGTATGTACCACGATGTTGCTCACTTATTTGCGTTTCAGTGGTTTGGAAGCCGCCTGGGATTGGCATTTATAGGCACAGTGTGCGATAGCCACTGGTCATCGGCTGTTATTTCCCTCACGGAGAGAAAGTTGTCAGGAGTTTTTGTCACGTTTGTCCACGAGCTGGGCCATAATCTTGGGATGACCCACGATAAACCGGAGTGTAAATGCAGACGCAAGACATGCATTATGTATGAAAACAATTCTGAAACTGATGCGTTCAGTGAGTGCAGTTACAAGGAGTTCTTTGAGCTGCTTGTAAATGGCGCTCCGTGCCTTCGTCAACCACCAGCACCCGGCACTTTCTTCACCGACAAACGTGAATACTGTGGGAATAAGATAGTAGAAAGTGGAGAGCAGTGTGACTGTGGTTCAGCAGCAAACTGCAGAAGGGATCCCTGTTGCCGTGCAAACTGTACATTTACTGCAGGTTCAGTCTGTGCCTCTGGAAAATGCTGCAAGAACTGTCAGGTCCTTCCAGCAGGAACACTCTGCAGAGCAAGTACTGGCAGCTGTGACCTGCCAGAGTATTGCGATGGGATTTCCCCTCAGTGCCCGCTGGATGTATACCTACAAGATGGAACCCCTTGCCAAGAGGGGATCTACTGCTATCGAGGAAAATGTTCTTCCCACATTGAACAGTGCCAGCATCTCTTTGGCAAACAAGCCAGTGTTGCCCCTTTAGATTGCTTCAAAGCAGTGAACACTCAAGGTGACCGGTTTGGGAATTGTGGTATTCGTGACAATATCCATTTTACAAAATGCAGTACTGAGAACGTCTTATGTGGCAGGATTCAGTGTGAAAACATAGTCAAAATACCTTTCTTGCAGAACCATGTAACGCTAGTCCAAACTCCTGTTCAAGATAAAAATTGTTGGGGTCTGGATTATCACATAGGGATGCCGAGAGCAGATGTGGGAGCTGTGGAAGATGGCACACCTTGTGGTAGTGATATGCTTTGTATCAACAGGACGTGTATGAGTGTATCAGTGCTGAACTACGACTGCAACCTGACCAAGTGTCATGACAGAGGAATGTGTAACAATAGGAAGAACTGTCATTGTGAGTATGGCTGGGCTCCTCCATATTGTGAATTCAGAGGATTTGGAGGTAGCATTGACAGTGGACCCCTTCCACCCAGGAACACTTTTCAGAGAGCAAAAGTAAGACTAGCactatttgcttttttttctatgtgTATTGTTGGAGTAGCCCTTTCCATCCGTTATAGACAAGAAATAGAGGGACGGTTTACAAACAAAAAGGCCCGATCCCGCAGAATACCGCAGTTGtttcaaagactgaaaaaatga
- the SYNJ2BP gene encoding synaptojanin-2-binding protein isoform X4, protein MGLGFNIVGGTDQQYIANDNSIYVSWIKKDGAAYQDGRLQEGDKILAINGKELKDLRHKDAVELFRNAGYYVSLKIQRRLQPQNGPVGHGGDGESGGLPLAAILVPGLALAATAVWILLRYRQRM, encoded by the exons ATGG GGTTGGGCTTCAACATTGTTGGTGGGACAGATCAGCAGTACATTGCCAATGACAACAGCATCTATGTCAGCTGGATCAAAAAGGATGGGGCAGCTTACCAGGATGGCCGATTACAAGAAGGAGATAAAATTTTAGCG ATCAATGGCAAGGAGTTGAAGGATTTGCGGCACAAGGATGCTGTGGAACTGTTCAGGAATGCCGGCTATTACGTGTCTCTGAAAATTCAGCGCAGG ttGCAGCCACAGAATGGCCCTGTGGGTCATGGAGGAGATGGAGAATCGGGTGGGCTTCCTCTGGCAGCCATCCTTGTGCCAGGCCTGGCACTTGCTGCGACAGCAGTCTGGATCTTGCTGAGGTATCGACAGCGGATGTGA